A stretch of Zymoseptoria tritici IPO323 chromosome 1, whole genome shotgun sequence DNA encodes these proteins:
- a CDS encoding Ca2+-modulated nonselective cation channel polycystin gives MQAFTARRKKSQSKKPSQRFGKLTINTRCNHEITLSAESRMPELSFVSFEESKARKQALDSGHEATKEVDLQASNRRTIIQSVGRRAVQQSAMNGPVSARVFETTQSDEALRIPLSDRVKGLRPAPLDIAQEVSPADRAIPIGISFFSPSTIHSSGRDETRFGHGQETPVIVVTPAEEQFPSNSQQRRPPSSVYSRYTNCMPKSASSRAPPVPPLPLSINTGHGDVSLSRNFSKRSAATSFEEDNPPSTSRTLPGSGFSDSLQRYPSTRSAGLATPRRSKGWWNIITSPFSARSTSGFFQRSPSLRDDHVPVLADVAEMSMAASHEGVIFTNRAPDDGELRSAPARSSYGTFDDLDRSLPIRSETAPGALHHESTGFDIYRIPSQGEAAAYYDPNRHFPSVFLGSNEIHESPDDGLRGWSPSHSVFVSSHFRDTVGSFSDVERASSNKSCDGHHTPSGGKEAKEETPLLQCKNAIFTTPTPAELKGASLPQKQNERSFTQTTGASVMSPMSATPVVQDAHLGQFVGPQSSFGEQRRVNIEATPNPTASAATKAQQEDRRGDWSTLLSRKTSIHITHQRENSYGLGISEPQQELYPPTKPLSEKPILGTDFFGQLTIRSVEEKEPKRSWYRRYIWYLAAVLGLVLVLLIVLLAVLIPRRRSIVTTETSWMNLTGFPALTIGVSDVMQTRNIESQGSCVAPSQLWSCAVPEQDDTSTPTFKIEIKFQNGTLPGNKTASLNSRSLERMAVGHLVRKSLWSDSEFEPSPAPPSTEDQQFLGRTTDNSMQPYDGEETPFYISVLDPASFNSSKVQGLRKRDEGYQYPYPSVFRTSSPSASASSSPTTSSPIDTSSVTPTSRPSSASSATTTTFMLVSIPSPALLPNGSPLPQLLYPLVQTQPLRLYNRNQSDEHYGFYTYFDRYIYITNATSSSSNGTTIKTNIPLEEASGVCTFSQTRFKVAIWTRRGLSSSTLSGNSTATIASSGTTSSTLNQAMSSSSYPITVTLDRHGGSEKRKGVYCYGIDEEGKIMKDGKMWVDEKRGADLIDPGQVPGLTKRDGTGEGKGIDGGTGGCGSNDFAPLQQRSGGILTATSVIDTLGFRAANAAQLTACHASAPGVLNAAATVAAATAGEEDLAGRSHGGEDGGGCEDGS, from the exons ATGCAAGCTTTCACCGCGAGACGGAAAAAGTCGCAGAGTAAGAAGCCTTCGCAGCGATTCGGCAAACTCACGATAAACACAAGATGCAACCACGAGATAACGCTTTCGGCCGAGTCGCGAATGCCCGAACTAAGCTTCGTCAGCTTCGAGGAATCCAAGGCACGGAAGCAGGCTCTCGACTCGGGGCATGAAGCGACGAAAGAAGTTGATCTTCAAGCCTCAAACCGCCGCACAATCATCCAGTCTGTTGGCCGCCGTGCTGTACAGCAGAGCGCGATGAATGGTCCCGTCTCAGCTCGGGTGTTTGAGACAACGCAAAGCGATGAGGCTCTGAGGATACCGCTTTCTGATCGTGTCAAGGGACTTCGACCTGCACCTTTGGACATCGCCCAGGAAGTCTCGCCAGCAGACCGCGCCATTCCGATCGGTATCAGCTTTTTCTCTCCATCGACGATCCACTCTTCCGGCCGGGATGAAACTCGATTCGGACACGGCCAGGAGACTCCAGTCATTGTCGTCACGCCAGCTGAGGAGCAGTTTCCCTCGAATAGCCAGCAACGCCGACCTCCCTCGAGCGTGTACTCGCGATACACGAATTGCATGCCGAAGTCAGCCAGCAGCAGAGCACCACCAGTCCCTCCATTGCCTCTTTCCATCAATACTGGGCACGGAGACGTCTCATTGTCGCGAAACTTCTCTAAAAGGTCTGCGGCAACCTCATTCGAGGAAGACAACCCACCCTCGACGTCGCGCACTCTTCCTGGCAGCGGCTTCAGCGATAGTCTCCAACGGTATCCCTCCACGCGTTCCGCGGGTCTTGCTACTCCACGTCGAAGCAAAGGCTGGTGGAACATAATTACATCGCCTTTCTCCGCCAGATCCACTAGCGGCTTTTTCCAGCGCTCTCCATCGTTGCGCGACGACCACGTCCCAGTCCTTGCCGATGTGGCCGAAATGTCGATGGCCGCCTCTCACGAAGGCGTCATCTTCACCAACAGAGCGCCAGATGATGGCGAGCTACGCTCAGCTCCGGCCAGGAGCTCATACGGCACATTCGACGATCTTGATCGATCATTACCGATCCGGTCTGAGACAGCACCAGGAGCGCTTCACCATGAGTCGACGGGCTTCGACATATACAGGATTCCCAGCCAGGGCGAGGCGGCGGCGTACTACGATCCGAACAGGCACTTTCCTAGTGTGTTCCTTGGTTCGAACGAAATTCACGAGTCGCCGGACGACGGCTTGCGCGGCTGGAGTCCTTCGCACAGTGTGTTCGTATCTTCCCACTTCAGAGATACCGTGGGTAGCTTCAGTGATGTTGAAAGAGCTTCGAGCAACAAGTCATGCGATGGACATCATACTCCTTCTGGCGGCAAAGAGGCGAAGGAAGAGACGCCACTGCTCCAGTGCAAGAATGCTATCTTCACCACCCCAACTCCAGCAGAACTCAAAGGTGCTAGCCTACCGCAAAAGCAGAATGAACGAAGCTTCACTCAAACCACCGGTGCTTCAGTAATGTCACCTATGTCCGCCACTCCGGTCGTCCAGGATGCTCATTTGGGACAGTTCGTGGGTCCGCAATCATCGTTCGGCGAGCAGAGACGAGTCAATATCGAGGCGACGCCCAATCCAACCGCTTCAGCTGCTACGAAAGCTCAACAGGAAGATCGTCGAGGAGACTGGTCGACTCTACTTTCGAGGAAGACATCGATACATATCACGCATCAGCGGGAAAACTCTTATGGGCTCGGAATATCGGAACCTCAGCAAGAGCTGTATCCTCCCACCAAACCATTGTCAGAGAAACCAATATTGGGAACAGACTTCTTCGGTCAGCTCACCATTCGAAGCGTTGAGGAGAAGGAACCAAAGCGATCATGGTATCGCAGATACATATGGTACTTAGCGGCAGTACTTGGTCTCGTTCTCGTGCTCTTGATCGTACTTCTCGCTGTCCTCATCCCGCGGCGACGATCGATTGTGACTACGGAGACATCCTGGATGAACTTGACCGGCTTCCCAGCTTTGACGATCGGCGTCAGCGATGTAATGCAAACACGGAACATCGAAAGTCAAGGTTCTTGCGTCGCGCCCTCTCAGCTGTGGAGCTGCGCTGTGCCTGAGCAAGACGATACCAGCACGCCAACTTTCAAGATTGAGATCAAGTTTCAGAATGGGACTCTTCCCGGCAACAAGACTGCCTCTCTGAACTCACGTAGTCTAGAAAGGATGGCAGTCGGTCATCTCGTGCGGAAGAGTCTGTGGTCAGACTCCGAGTTCGAGCCGTCGCCAGCGCCGCCATCCACGGAAGACCAACAATTTCTCGGCAGAACGACGGACAACTCCATGCAACCGTACGATGGCGAGGAGACGCCATTCTACATTTCTGTGCTGGACCCGGCCTCGTTTAACAGCTCGAAGGTGCAAGGTCTGAGGAAAAGGGACGAGGGCTACCAGTACCCGTACCCTTCTGTGTTCCGGACTAGCTCGCCTTCTGCATCGGCGTCCTCATCGCCTACGACATCGTCGCCCATCGATACCTCGAGCGTGACACCTACTTCCAGACCATCTTCGGCATCCAGCGCAACCACAACCACCTTCATGCTGGTCAGCATTCCCTCTCCCGCCCTCCTTCCCAACggctctcctctccctcaactcCTATACCCTCTAGTCCAAACGCAGCCCCTCCGCCTCTACAACCGCAACCAGTCCGATGAGCACTATGGTTTCTACACCTACTTCGACCGGTACATATACATCACAAATGCCACCTCGAGCTCTTCAAACGGCACAACGATCAAGACCAACATTCCGCTGGAAGAAGCCTCGGGCGTGTGTACCTTCTCGCAAACGAGGTTCAAGGTTGCGATCTGGACTCGGCGCGGCCTGAGCTCTTCTACCTTGTCTGGCAACTCGACTGCTACCATTGCCTCCTCTGGAACGACCTCTAGTACCCTGAATCAAGCCatgtcttcgtcttcgtatCCCATCACCGTCACCCTCGACCGACACGGCGGATCGGAGAAGCGGAAAGGAGTGTATTGCTATGgtatcgacgaggaggggAAGATAATGAAAGACGGAAAGATGTGGGTTGACGAGAAGAGAGGAGCGGACTTGATCGATCCAGGTCAGGTGCCGGGATTGACGAAAAGGGATGGCACTGGTGAGGGGAAGGGCATCGATGGTGGCACAGGCGGCTGCGGCT CAAATGATTTCGCGCCACTGCAACAACGCTCGGGAGGAATACTCACAGCTACATCCGTCATCGACACTCTGGGCTTTCGCGCTGCCAATGCCGCCCAATTGACGGCATGTCACGCCTCCGCTCCCGGGGTTCTGAACGCTGCCGCTACCGTCGCAGCCGCCACcgctggcgaagaagatctgGCCGGCAGAAGCCATGGTGGTGAAGATGGCGGCGGCTGCGAGGATGGAAGT
- a CDS encoding proteasome regulatory particle subunit RPN10 — MGLEATMIVVDNSESSRNGDYVPSRWEAQVDAANLIFHSKTQANPESSVGLMSMGGSGPQVLTTLTTNPGQVLDGLHRTKVKGESHLYTGIMIASLALKHRQNKSQRQRIIVFICSPIADSSSTLTKLAKRMKKNNTSIDIIAFGDLSDENLDKLRAFNEAVKSNDGSHLEIIPPGPNLLSDTIVASPILAGEGGAATANGGGAGGDGGAGGDFEFGVDPNMDPELALVLRMSMEEERERQEREKKARDEAEGKTNLESVPEAAEGESSEKQPLLDKSGDASSSKDADAKKDDKKDDDRMDTA; from the exons ATGGGGCTCGAGGCGACGATGATCGT TGTCGACAACAGCGAGAGCAGTCGGAACGGAGACTACGTACCATCTCGATGGGAAGCACAAGTAGATGCAGCCAACCTCATCTTCCACTCGAAGACACAAGCAAACCCAGAATCATCAGTCGGTCTCATGAGCATGGGCGGCAGCGGTCCTCAGGTGCTCACAACACTCACTACAAACCCTGGCCAAGTACTGGATGGACTTCATCGAACAAAGGTCAAGGGCGAGTCACATCTTTACACGGGAATCATGATCGCCTCG CTCGCACTCAAACATCGCCAGAATAAATCCCAACGTCAACGCATCATCGTGTTCATTTGCTCGCCCATCGCCGACTCTTCAAGCACCCTCACCAAACTTGCCAAGcggatgaagaagaacaacaccagcatcgacatcatcgcctTCGGTGATCTTTCGGACGAGAACCTCGACAAGCTGCGCGCGTTCAACGAGGCTGTCAAATCCAACGACGGCTCACATCTTGAAATCATCCCACCGGGCCCGAACCTTCTATCCGACACGATCGTGGCTTCCCCGATATTGGCAGGCGAAGGAGGTGCCGCAACAGCAAATGGTGGTggcgccggcggagatggcggCGCAGGCGGAGACTTCGAATTTGGCGTGGATCCTAACATGGACCCTGAGTTGGCACTCGTACTGCGGATGAGTATGGAAGAGGAACGCGAGCGACAGGagcgggagaagaaggcaagAGACGAGGCAGAGGGAAAGACAAATCTCGAGAGCGTGCCAGAAGCTGCCGAGGGAGAATCAAGCGAGAAGCAGCCTCTACTGGATAAGAGTGGCGATGCAAGCAGCAGCAAAGATGCAGACGCAAAGAAGGATGACAAGAAAGACGACGATCGCATGGATACTGCATAG